Proteins encoded together in one Ciona intestinalis chromosome 3, KH, whole genome shotgun sequence window:
- the LOC100182614 gene encoding zinc transporter ZIP11, giving the protein MIQGYSSISQAIFGTLFTWFLTAAGSALVFVFKPGQRKVLDGSLGFAAGVMLAASYWSLLAPAIEMASNSELYGSHAYLPVALGFGLGAFFVYFADVMLQKLGTPMNVVAMLGSNPKMDDNASGMNGENYTRDVELETGSAVKRRFPKPKLENGVNSDDYAQQKMEEEEKILSWKRIILLIIAITIHNVPEGLAVGVGFGAIGKTQSATFESARNLAIGIGIQNFPEGLAVSLPLRGAGISVWQSFWYGQLSGMVEPIAGILGALAVTIAEPVLPYALAFAAGAMVFVVNDDIIPEAQMCGNGKLASLMSIVGFIVMMALDVGLG; this is encoded by the coding sequence ATGATTCAAGGCTACAGTTCGATTTCTCAAGCGATTTTTGGAACATTGTTTACATGGTTTTTAACAGCTGCTGGTTCTGCGTtggtttttgtatttaaaccagGTCAGCGAAAAGTACTGGATGGAAGTCTTGGATTTGCAGCTGGTGTGATGTTGGCAGCATCGTATTGGTCTTTGCTGGCTCCTGCTATTGAAATGGCTTCCAATTCTGAACTTTACGGCAGCCATGCTTACTTACCGGTAGCACTAGGTTTTGGATTGGGAGCATTTTTCGTTTACTTTGCTGATGTAATGCTACAGAAATTAGGAACACCAATGAATGTTGTGGCAATGCTTGGAAGCAATCCTAAGATGGATGATAATGCATCGGGCATGAATGGGGAGAATTACACAAGGGATGTGGAGTTGGAAACAGGATCAGCAGTCAAAAGAAGATTTCCAAAACCAAAGCTTGAAAATGGAGTTAACAGTGATGACTATGCGCAACAGAAGATGGAGGAAGAAGAAAAGATTTTATCCTGGAAGAGAATTATTCTTCTGATTATTGCAATCACTATTCATAATGTACCAGAAGGTCTTGCTGTTGGCGTGGGTTTTGGTGCGATTGGAAAAACTCAGTCTGCTACTTTTGAAAGTGCACGAAACTTAGCTATTGGGATCGGAATTCAAAACTTTCCAGAAGGTTTAGCAGTGAGTCTGCCGCTGCGAGGTGCTGGAATCTCTGTGTGGCAAAGTTTCTGGTATGGCCAGTTAAGTGGTATGGTTGAACCCATTGCTGGTATTCTTGGTGCACTTGCAGTCACCATTGCAGAGCCTGTTCTTCCTTATGCACTTGCCTTTGCCGCTGGTGCAATGGTATTTGTGGTAAACGATGACATTATACCAGAAGCACAAATGTGCGGAAATGGAAAGCTTGCATCACTTATGTCTATAGTTGGCTTTATTGTTATGATGGCATTAGATGTTGGCCTTGGTTAA
- the LOC100180266 gene encoding RNA polymerase II subunit A C-terminal domain phosphatase-like isoform X3 has product MESVLVPGEKPVRLLQWLVKVGDWLKYGTPVAIYRCIEDPSTGVKSKEMELKSRKVGKVKKFAMEVGQVAKPGGMILEMEACSHPVVMKDMCAECGVDLRMVKRRCEKQAHVSMIPSVPELKISKQQAEEIGNQDKSRLHKLNKLVLLVDLDQTLIHTTQNQAFAAMCSEEKDFFTFQLHKNEPTLYTKLRPYCREFLQEISKCYELQVVTFGSRLYAHKIAEFIDPKKKFFANRILSRDECINPMKKSGNLRHLFPCGDSMVCIIDDRDDVWSSAPNLVMVKKYSYFPGSGDINSPDKVEAKKQTGDTAKSETSKEVDKPQEVETESPAVDNNSNNTRKRKSETDENDKSSKIMKNSHDGCDENEQKVKEKIIKQTNNGGNKKVECETKMECNNDADKPEVMIDASKNKEEEDEKNDNSEDVVLSSDSESDSSSDSSSSSSGSENSKDQIAETNSVEQSCQVSTSASSTESNGTSNTDNTTASSKENIKNKSEINTDSTVPSDVVSICKTTTIDNGSHSATAVCQKKENNSQVLADHDDYLKYLQSILTCIHYTYYDAYKKHLNGEFEHPPDLRGVVPFLRSKVLYGCCIVLTGIIPNNFKAAPHMHRAHIVARQLGAAINSTVDENTTHLIGAKKGTAKYQDALKMGKKKIHMVSIEWLWACSDRWERVSEKLFPMPSKSSRHSRSRSGTPPVHKSVNVTPAQTSEKRYDAVTGKLLKKVLDPRFEFMVSEAVTRKQKRKSPLYTSLKNPEKVIPVQFNQSSNEASTSTAVSATRTRKPSMAEVMGIGYTLSSNDIEDMDKEVEDLMNSDEDDGDELGTKIDRPVSSSSESSLLATSSKPLNPDSILTKISESSSSSNNVSSSEEEFDHMAELLDHEMHYDEDSVNLDDMD; this is encoded by the exons ATGGAAAGTGTGCTCGTGCCCGGTGAAAAACCGGTGCGCCTTTTGCAGTGGTTGGTTAAAGTTGGTGACTGGCTTAAATATGGAACACCTGTTGCTATATATCGTTGCATTGAGGACCCATCCACTGGTGTCAAATCAAAGGAGATGGAGTTAAAATCCAGGAAAGTTGGAAAGGTCAAAAAGTTTGCAATGGAAGTTGGACAAGTCGCAAAACCagg aggCATGATCCTAGAAATGGAAGCTTGTAGCCATCCTGTTGTCATGAAAGATATGTGCGCTGAATGCGGTGTAGATTTACGAAT ggTAAAAAGACGATGTGAGAAACAAGCTCATGTCTCCATGATTCCATCCGTCCCTGAGCTCAAAATTAGCAAACAG CAAGCAGAAGAAATTGGAAATCAAGACAAATCAAGGCTTCACAAActaaacaaacttgttttgcTGGTTGACCTTGACCAGACTCTTATCCATACAACACAGAATCAAGCTTTTGCTGCTATGTGCAGTGAAGAAAAG GATTTCTTCACCTTTCAGCTGCATAAAAATGAGCCCACCCTGTACACAAAATTAAGGCCATACTGCCGGGAATTTTTGCAGGAAATATCAAAATGTTACGAACTACAGGTGGTAACATTTGGATCTCGTTTATACGCGCATAAGATTGCAGAATTCATTGATCCGAAGAAGAAGTTTTTTGCTAACAGAATATTATCACGGGATGAGTGCATTAATCCAATGAAAAAATCTGGTAATTTAag GCATTTATTTCCTTGTGGAGATTCCATGGTTTGTATCATTGATGATAGAGATGATGTATGGAGCAGCGCGCCTAATCTTGTTATGGTCAAGAAGTATTCCTATTTTCCAG GTTCTGGTGATATTAACAGTCCTGATAAAGTggaagcaaaaaaacaaactggtGATACTGCAAAATCAGAAACCTCAAAAGAAGTAGACAAACCG CAGGAAGTTGAAACTGAAAGCCCTGCagttgacaacaattcaaacaaTACAAGAAAACGTAAATCAGAAACAGATGAAAATGataaaagttcaaaaataatgaaaaactcTCACGATGGGTGCGatgaaaatgaacaaaaagtcaaggaaaaaattataaaacaaacaaataatggTGGAAATAAAAAGGTGGAATGTGAAACTAAGATGGAATGCAACAATGATGCAGATAAGCCTGAAGTAATGATTG ATGCTTCAAAGaacaaagaagaagaagatgagAAAAATGATAACTCTGAGGATGTTGTCCTCTCTTCCGATTCAGAATCTGACTCTTCATCTGACTCGAGCTCAAGCTCTTCTGGGAGCGAGAACTCAAAAGATCAAATTGCTGAAACGAATTCCGTTGAACAAAGCTGTCAAGTCAGTACATCAGCATCATCTACTGAATCTAATGGAACATCGAACACTGATAACACAACAGCTTCTTCAAaggaaaacattaaaaacaagtcAGAAATTAACACTGACTCCACAGTGCCATCGGATGTTGTTAGTATTTGTAAAACTACCACCATCGATAATGGGAGTCATTCTGCAACAGCAGTGTgtcaaaaaaaagaaaacaattcTCAAG TATTGGCCGACCATGATGATTATTTGAAGTATTTACAAAGCATCCTCACATGTATACATTATACTTATTATGACGCATACAAGAAGCATTTAAATGGTGAATTTGAACATCCACCTGATTTACGAGGTGTCGTTCCTTTCCTACGAAGCAAG gttttataTGGATGTTGTATTGTTTTGACTGGAATAAttccaaataattttaaagctGCTCCTCACATGCACCGAGCTCACATCGTTGCTCGGCAATTAGGAGCTGCAATTAATTCAACG GTGGATGAAAATACAACTCATCTCATTGGTGCAAAGAAAGGTACAGCCAAGTATCAGGATGCTCTTAAAATGGGGAAGAAAAAGATTCATATGGTTTCCATTGAATGGCTGTGGGCTTGTTCAGATAG GTGGGAACGAGTATCTGAGAAATTATTCCCAATGCCATCAAAGTCGTCCCGTCACTCGAGAAGCAGAAGTGGGACACCACCAGTTCATAAAT CTGTCAATGTCACGCCTGCGCAAACATCAGAGAAAAGATATGATGCTGTCACTGGTAAACTTCTCAAGAAAGTGTTGGATCCCAGGTTTGAGTTCATGGTGTCTGAGGCTGTTACAAGGAAACAGAAGAGGAAGAGTCCGCTGTACACATCATTGAAAA ATCCTGAGAAAGTAATTCCTGTGCAATTTAACCAAAGTTCAAATGAAGCGAGTACCTCCACTGCTGTTTCTGCAA CAAGAACACGCAAGCCAAGTATGGCTGAGGTAATGGGGATTGGTTACACACTTTCATCTAATGATATTGAGGATATGGATAAAGAA GTTGAAGACCTGATGAACAGTGATGAAGATGATGGAGATGAACTAGGCACAAAGATTGATCGTCCTGTTTCATCATCCAGTGAAAGTAGTTTGCTTGCTACCAG TTCAAAGCCGTTAAATCCGGATtcgattttaacaaaaatctcTGAATCTTCCTCATCGTCCAATAATGTTTCATCTTCAGAGGAAGAGTTTGATCACATGGCTGAATTGTTGGATCATGAAATGCATTATGATGAGGACAGTGTCAATCTGGATGATATGGATTAA
- the LOC100180266 gene encoding RNA polymerase II subunit A C-terminal domain phosphatase-like isoform X2 yields the protein MESVLVPGEKPVRLLQWLVKVGDWLKYGTPVAIYRCIEDPSTGVKSKEMELKSRKVGKVKKFAMEVGQVAKPGGMILEMEACSHPVVMKDMCAECGVDLRMVKRRCEKQAHVSMIPSVPELKISKQQAEEIGNQDKSRLHKLNKLVLLVDLDQTLIHTTQNQAFAAMCSEEKDFFTFQLHKNEPTLYTKLRPYCREFLQEISKCYELQVVTFGSRLYAHKIAEFIDPKKKFFANRILSRDECINPMKKSGNLRHLFPCGDSMVCIIDDRDDVWSSAPNLVMVKKYSYFPGSGDINSPDKVEAKKQTGDTAKSETSKEVDKPEVETESPAVDNNSNNTRKRKSETDENDKSSKIMKNSHDGCDENEQKVKEKIIKQTNNGGNKKVECETKMECNNDADKPEVMIDASKNKEEEDEKNDNSEDVVLSSDSESDSSSDSSSSSSGSENSKDQIAETNSVEQSCQVSTSASSTESNGTSNTDNTTASSKENIKNKSEINTDSTVPSDVVSICKTTTIDNGSHSATAVCQKKENNSQVLADHDDYLKYLQSILTCIHYTYYDAYKKHLNGEFEHPPDLRGVVPFLRSKVLYGCCIVLTGIIPNNFKAAPHMHRAHIVARQLGAAINSTVDENTTHLIGAKKGTAKYQDALKMGKKKIHMVSIEWLWACSDRWERVSEKLFPMPSKSSRHSRSRSGTPPVHKSVNVTPAQTSEKRYDAVTGKLLKKVLDPRFEFMVSEAVTRKQKRKSPLYTSLKNPEKVIPVQFNQSSNEASTSTAVSATRTRKPSMAEVMGIGYTLSSNDIEDMDKEVEDLMNSDEDDGDELGTKIDRPVSSSSESSLLATRSDSKPLNPDSILTKISESSSSSNNVSSSEEEFDHMAELLDHEMHYDEDSVNLDDMD from the exons ATGGAAAGTGTGCTCGTGCCCGGTGAAAAACCGGTGCGCCTTTTGCAGTGGTTGGTTAAAGTTGGTGACTGGCTTAAATATGGAACACCTGTTGCTATATATCGTTGCATTGAGGACCCATCCACTGGTGTCAAATCAAAGGAGATGGAGTTAAAATCCAGGAAAGTTGGAAAGGTCAAAAAGTTTGCAATGGAAGTTGGACAAGTCGCAAAACCagg aggCATGATCCTAGAAATGGAAGCTTGTAGCCATCCTGTTGTCATGAAAGATATGTGCGCTGAATGCGGTGTAGATTTACGAAT ggTAAAAAGACGATGTGAGAAACAAGCTCATGTCTCCATGATTCCATCCGTCCCTGAGCTCAAAATTAGCAAACAG CAAGCAGAAGAAATTGGAAATCAAGACAAATCAAGGCTTCACAAActaaacaaacttgttttgcTGGTTGACCTTGACCAGACTCTTATCCATACAACACAGAATCAAGCTTTTGCTGCTATGTGCAGTGAAGAAAAG GATTTCTTCACCTTTCAGCTGCATAAAAATGAGCCCACCCTGTACACAAAATTAAGGCCATACTGCCGGGAATTTTTGCAGGAAATATCAAAATGTTACGAACTACAGGTGGTAACATTTGGATCTCGTTTATACGCGCATAAGATTGCAGAATTCATTGATCCGAAGAAGAAGTTTTTTGCTAACAGAATATTATCACGGGATGAGTGCATTAATCCAATGAAAAAATCTGGTAATTTAag GCATTTATTTCCTTGTGGAGATTCCATGGTTTGTATCATTGATGATAGAGATGATGTATGGAGCAGCGCGCCTAATCTTGTTATGGTCAAGAAGTATTCCTATTTTCCAG GTTCTGGTGATATTAACAGTCCTGATAAAGTggaagcaaaaaaacaaactggtGATACTGCAAAATCAGAAACCTCAAAAGAAGTAGACAAACCG GAAGTTGAAACTGAAAGCCCTGCagttgacaacaattcaaacaaTACAAGAAAACGTAAATCAGAAACAGATGAAAATGataaaagttcaaaaataatgaaaaactcTCACGATGGGTGCGatgaaaatgaacaaaaagtcaaggaaaaaattataaaacaaacaaataatggTGGAAATAAAAAGGTGGAATGTGAAACTAAGATGGAATGCAACAATGATGCAGATAAGCCTGAAGTAATGATTG ATGCTTCAAAGaacaaagaagaagaagatgagAAAAATGATAACTCTGAGGATGTTGTCCTCTCTTCCGATTCAGAATCTGACTCTTCATCTGACTCGAGCTCAAGCTCTTCTGGGAGCGAGAACTCAAAAGATCAAATTGCTGAAACGAATTCCGTTGAACAAAGCTGTCAAGTCAGTACATCAGCATCATCTACTGAATCTAATGGAACATCGAACACTGATAACACAACAGCTTCTTCAAaggaaaacattaaaaacaagtcAGAAATTAACACTGACTCCACAGTGCCATCGGATGTTGTTAGTATTTGTAAAACTACCACCATCGATAATGGGAGTCATTCTGCAACAGCAGTGTgtcaaaaaaaagaaaacaattcTCAAG TATTGGCCGACCATGATGATTATTTGAAGTATTTACAAAGCATCCTCACATGTATACATTATACTTATTATGACGCATACAAGAAGCATTTAAATGGTGAATTTGAACATCCACCTGATTTACGAGGTGTCGTTCCTTTCCTACGAAGCAAG gttttataTGGATGTTGTATTGTTTTGACTGGAATAAttccaaataattttaaagctGCTCCTCACATGCACCGAGCTCACATCGTTGCTCGGCAATTAGGAGCTGCAATTAATTCAACG GTGGATGAAAATACAACTCATCTCATTGGTGCAAAGAAAGGTACAGCCAAGTATCAGGATGCTCTTAAAATGGGGAAGAAAAAGATTCATATGGTTTCCATTGAATGGCTGTGGGCTTGTTCAGATAG GTGGGAACGAGTATCTGAGAAATTATTCCCAATGCCATCAAAGTCGTCCCGTCACTCGAGAAGCAGAAGTGGGACACCACCAGTTCATAAAT CTGTCAATGTCACGCCTGCGCAAACATCAGAGAAAAGATATGATGCTGTCACTGGTAAACTTCTCAAGAAAGTGTTGGATCCCAGGTTTGAGTTCATGGTGTCTGAGGCTGTTACAAGGAAACAGAAGAGGAAGAGTCCGCTGTACACATCATTGAAAA ATCCTGAGAAAGTAATTCCTGTGCAATTTAACCAAAGTTCAAATGAAGCGAGTACCTCCACTGCTGTTTCTGCAA CAAGAACACGCAAGCCAAGTATGGCTGAGGTAATGGGGATTGGTTACACACTTTCATCTAATGATATTGAGGATATGGATAAAGAA GTTGAAGACCTGATGAACAGTGATGAAGATGATGGAGATGAACTAGGCACAAAGATTGATCGTCCTGTTTCATCATCCAGTGAAAGTAGTTTGCTTGCTACCAGGTCAGA TTCAAAGCCGTTAAATCCGGATtcgattttaacaaaaatctcTGAATCTTCCTCATCGTCCAATAATGTTTCATCTTCAGAGGAAGAGTTTGATCACATGGCTGAATTGTTGGATCATGAAATGCATTATGATGAGGACAGTGTCAATCTGGATGATATGGATTAA
- the LOC100186653 gene encoding dnaJ homolog subfamily A member 1-like: protein MVKETKLYDVLGVSSSASDPELKKAYRKQAIKFHPDKNPDNPAASEKFKEISYAYEVLSDPKKRRIYDEGGDQALKEGSGGGGGFHSAHDLFDMFFGGGGSRSRQPTKGKDVVHQLRVSLEDMYNGATKRLSLQKNVICDKCNGRGGKEGAVSKCMTCRGNGIQVRIQQIGPGMMQQIQSTCRDCDGKGERINAKDRCKTCHGKKVVKQNKILEVHVDKGMNEGQKVVFHGEGDQEPGLEAGDVVIVLVEKEHPTLHRENEDLLMKMDINISEALCGFSRVIRTLDGRDIVVTSLPGEVIKYADIKCVHGEGMPIYRDPFQKGRLIIQFKVNFPENNWITPDSIKKLEKLLPSKEEVIITDDMEEVSLQECDPNHRSKSSGRNAYDEDDEDGPHGRGMQCQTH from the exons ATGGTGAAAGAAACCAAGTTATATGATGTTCTGGGTGTATCTTCATCAGCCTCAGATCCGGAACTAAAAAAGGCTTATCGTAAACAAGCAATCAAATTTCACCCAGATAAAAATCCAGACAATCCAGCTGCATCAGAAAAG tttaaagaaATCTCCTATGCGTACGAAGTTTTATCCGACCCTAAAAAACGTCGAATTTATGATGAAGGCGGTGATCAAGCACTTAAAGAGGGAAGTGGCGGAGGTGGAGGATTCCATTCGGCACATGATCTTTTTGACATGTTTTTTGGTGGCGGAG GATCAAGAAGCCGTCAGCCAACTAAAGGCAAAGATGTTGTTCATCAACTTCGTGTATCACTCGAAGATATGTACAATGGAGCCACAAAACGACTTTCTCTTCagaaaaatgttatttgtgaTAAATGCAATGGACGTGGGGGTAAAGAAGGGGCAGTAAGCAAGTGTATGACTTGCAGGGGGAATGGTATCCAAGTGAGAATTCAACAAATTGGCCCAGGAATGATGCAGcag ATTCAGTCCACATGCCGTGACTGTGATGGAAAGGGAGAAAGGATTAACGCCAAGGATCGCTGCAAGACTTGTCACGGAAAGAAAGttgtgaaacaaaataaaattttggaaGTTCATGTTGATAAGG gtATGAATGAAGGTCAAAAGGTTGTCTTTCATGGTGAAGGAGACCAAGAACCTGGACTTGAAGCAGGGGATGTGGTTATTGTTCTCGTCGAAAAAGAGCATCCCACTTTACACAG agaAAATGAGGATTTGTTGATGAAGATGGACATCAACATCAGTGAAGCGTTGTGTGGATTCTCACGAGTGATTAGAACATTAGATGGCAGAGATATTGTTGTCACCTCTCTTCCTG GTGAAGTGATAAAGTATGCGGACATTAAATGTGTACATGGAGAAGGCATGCCAATATATCGAGATCCGTTCCAGAAAGGTCGTTTGATCATTCAGTTCAAAGTGAATTTCCCAGAGAACAATTGGATCACTCCTGatagtattaaaaaattggaaaaactTCTTCCAAGTAAGGAAGAAGTAATCATCACTGATGATATGGAAGAAGTCAGTTTGCAAGA ATGCGATCCTAACCATCGATCCAAATCATCTGGAAGAAACGCTTATGACGAAGATGATGAGGATGGTCCTCACGGAAGAGGGATGCAGTGCCAAACtcactaa
- the LOC100180266 gene encoding RNA polymerase II subunit A C-terminal domain phosphatase-like isoform X1 yields the protein MESVLVPGEKPVRLLQWLVKVGDWLKYGTPVAIYRCIEDPSTGVKSKEMELKSRKVGKVKKFAMEVGQVAKPGGMILEMEACSHPVVMKDMCAECGVDLRMVKRRCEKQAHVSMIPSVPELKISKQQAEEIGNQDKSRLHKLNKLVLLVDLDQTLIHTTQNQAFAAMCSEEKDFFTFQLHKNEPTLYTKLRPYCREFLQEISKCYELQVVTFGSRLYAHKIAEFIDPKKKFFANRILSRDECINPMKKSGNLRHLFPCGDSMVCIIDDRDDVWSSAPNLVMVKKYSYFPGSGDINSPDKVEAKKQTGDTAKSETSKEVDKPQEVETESPAVDNNSNNTRKRKSETDENDKSSKIMKNSHDGCDENEQKVKEKIIKQTNNGGNKKVECETKMECNNDADKPEVMIDASKNKEEEDEKNDNSEDVVLSSDSESDSSSDSSSSSSGSENSKDQIAETNSVEQSCQVSTSASSTESNGTSNTDNTTASSKENIKNKSEINTDSTVPSDVVSICKTTTIDNGSHSATAVCQKKENNSQVLADHDDYLKYLQSILTCIHYTYYDAYKKHLNGEFEHPPDLRGVVPFLRSKVLYGCCIVLTGIIPNNFKAAPHMHRAHIVARQLGAAINSTVDENTTHLIGAKKGTAKYQDALKMGKKKIHMVSIEWLWACSDRWERVSEKLFPMPSKSSRHSRSRSGTPPVHKSVNVTPAQTSEKRYDAVTGKLLKKVLDPRFEFMVSEAVTRKQKRKSPLYTSLKNPEKVIPVQFNQSSNEASTSTAVSATRTRKPSMAEVMGIGYTLSSNDIEDMDKEVEDLMNSDEDDGDELGTKIDRPVSSSSESSLLATRSDSKPLNPDSILTKISESSSSSNNVSSSEEEFDHMAELLDHEMHYDEDSVNLDDMD from the exons ATGGAAAGTGTGCTCGTGCCCGGTGAAAAACCGGTGCGCCTTTTGCAGTGGTTGGTTAAAGTTGGTGACTGGCTTAAATATGGAACACCTGTTGCTATATATCGTTGCATTGAGGACCCATCCACTGGTGTCAAATCAAAGGAGATGGAGTTAAAATCCAGGAAAGTTGGAAAGGTCAAAAAGTTTGCAATGGAAGTTGGACAAGTCGCAAAACCagg aggCATGATCCTAGAAATGGAAGCTTGTAGCCATCCTGTTGTCATGAAAGATATGTGCGCTGAATGCGGTGTAGATTTACGAAT ggTAAAAAGACGATGTGAGAAACAAGCTCATGTCTCCATGATTCCATCCGTCCCTGAGCTCAAAATTAGCAAACAG CAAGCAGAAGAAATTGGAAATCAAGACAAATCAAGGCTTCACAAActaaacaaacttgttttgcTGGTTGACCTTGACCAGACTCTTATCCATACAACACAGAATCAAGCTTTTGCTGCTATGTGCAGTGAAGAAAAG GATTTCTTCACCTTTCAGCTGCATAAAAATGAGCCCACCCTGTACACAAAATTAAGGCCATACTGCCGGGAATTTTTGCAGGAAATATCAAAATGTTACGAACTACAGGTGGTAACATTTGGATCTCGTTTATACGCGCATAAGATTGCAGAATTCATTGATCCGAAGAAGAAGTTTTTTGCTAACAGAATATTATCACGGGATGAGTGCATTAATCCAATGAAAAAATCTGGTAATTTAag GCATTTATTTCCTTGTGGAGATTCCATGGTTTGTATCATTGATGATAGAGATGATGTATGGAGCAGCGCGCCTAATCTTGTTATGGTCAAGAAGTATTCCTATTTTCCAG GTTCTGGTGATATTAACAGTCCTGATAAAGTggaagcaaaaaaacaaactggtGATACTGCAAAATCAGAAACCTCAAAAGAAGTAGACAAACCG CAGGAAGTTGAAACTGAAAGCCCTGCagttgacaacaattcaaacaaTACAAGAAAACGTAAATCAGAAACAGATGAAAATGataaaagttcaaaaataatgaaaaactcTCACGATGGGTGCGatgaaaatgaacaaaaagtcaaggaaaaaattataaaacaaacaaataatggTGGAAATAAAAAGGTGGAATGTGAAACTAAGATGGAATGCAACAATGATGCAGATAAGCCTGAAGTAATGATTG ATGCTTCAAAGaacaaagaagaagaagatgagAAAAATGATAACTCTGAGGATGTTGTCCTCTCTTCCGATTCAGAATCTGACTCTTCATCTGACTCGAGCTCAAGCTCTTCTGGGAGCGAGAACTCAAAAGATCAAATTGCTGAAACGAATTCCGTTGAACAAAGCTGTCAAGTCAGTACATCAGCATCATCTACTGAATCTAATGGAACATCGAACACTGATAACACAACAGCTTCTTCAAaggaaaacattaaaaacaagtcAGAAATTAACACTGACTCCACAGTGCCATCGGATGTTGTTAGTATTTGTAAAACTACCACCATCGATAATGGGAGTCATTCTGCAACAGCAGTGTgtcaaaaaaaagaaaacaattcTCAAG TATTGGCCGACCATGATGATTATTTGAAGTATTTACAAAGCATCCTCACATGTATACATTATACTTATTATGACGCATACAAGAAGCATTTAAATGGTGAATTTGAACATCCACCTGATTTACGAGGTGTCGTTCCTTTCCTACGAAGCAAG gttttataTGGATGTTGTATTGTTTTGACTGGAATAAttccaaataattttaaagctGCTCCTCACATGCACCGAGCTCACATCGTTGCTCGGCAATTAGGAGCTGCAATTAATTCAACG GTGGATGAAAATACAACTCATCTCATTGGTGCAAAGAAAGGTACAGCCAAGTATCAGGATGCTCTTAAAATGGGGAAGAAAAAGATTCATATGGTTTCCATTGAATGGCTGTGGGCTTGTTCAGATAG GTGGGAACGAGTATCTGAGAAATTATTCCCAATGCCATCAAAGTCGTCCCGTCACTCGAGAAGCAGAAGTGGGACACCACCAGTTCATAAAT CTGTCAATGTCACGCCTGCGCAAACATCAGAGAAAAGATATGATGCTGTCACTGGTAAACTTCTCAAGAAAGTGTTGGATCCCAGGTTTGAGTTCATGGTGTCTGAGGCTGTTACAAGGAAACAGAAGAGGAAGAGTCCGCTGTACACATCATTGAAAA ATCCTGAGAAAGTAATTCCTGTGCAATTTAACCAAAGTTCAAATGAAGCGAGTACCTCCACTGCTGTTTCTGCAA CAAGAACACGCAAGCCAAGTATGGCTGAGGTAATGGGGATTGGTTACACACTTTCATCTAATGATATTGAGGATATGGATAAAGAA GTTGAAGACCTGATGAACAGTGATGAAGATGATGGAGATGAACTAGGCACAAAGATTGATCGTCCTGTTTCATCATCCAGTGAAAGTAGTTTGCTTGCTACCAGGTCAGA TTCAAAGCCGTTAAATCCGGATtcgattttaacaaaaatctcTGAATCTTCCTCATCGTCCAATAATGTTTCATCTTCAGAGGAAGAGTTTGATCACATGGCTGAATTGTTGGATCATGAAATGCATTATGATGAGGACAGTGTCAATCTGGATGATATGGATTAA
- the rab2 gene encoding GTP-binding protein rab-2 homologue (The RefSeq protein has 1 frameshift and aligns at 99% coverage compared to this genomic sequence): MSYAYLFKYIIIGDTGVGKSCLLLQFTDKRFQPVHDLTIGVEFGARMITIDGRQIKLQIWDTAGQESFRSITRSYYRGAAGALLVYDITRRDTFNHLTTWLEDARQHSSSNMVIMLIGNKSDLEARREVKKEEGEAFAREHGLIFMETSAKTAANVEEAFINTAKEIYEKNTRGSL, encoded by the exons ATGTCGTATGCTTACCTATTTAAATACATCATCATCGGTGATACTG GTGTCGGTAAATCATGTCTGCTACTTCAGTTTACCGACAAAAGATTTCAACCAGTTCACGATTTAACTATAG GTGTTGAGTTTGGTGCAAGAATGATAACAATTGATgggagacaaataaagttacagaTATGGGATACG GCTGGACAAGAATCCTTTCGTTCAATCACACGATCATATTACAGAGGAGCAGCGGGAGCTCTACTTGTTTATGATATTACTCG GAGAGATACATTCAACCACCTCACAACTTGGTTGGAGGATGCAAGACAACATTCTTCCTCAAACATGGTCATCATGCTGATTGGTAACAAAAG TGATTTGGAAGCAAGAAGAGAGGTAAAAAAGGAGGAGGGTGAAGCATTTGCACGAGAACATGGGCTTATATTCATGGAGACCTCTGCTAAAACAGCTGCAAATGTTGAAGAA GCTTTCATCAACACAGCAAAGGAAATCTATGAAAA TACAAGAGGGAGTCTTTGA